The Elaeis guineensis isolate ETL-2024a chromosome 14, EG11, whole genome shotgun sequence genome has a segment encoding these proteins:
- the LOC105057741 gene encoding glucan endo-1,3-beta-glucosidase, with translation MANRSIVFMAVIALFLAVLIAIPTSVHSIGVCYGRLGDNLPQPSDVVNLYKSNNIGGMRIYDPYQPTLQALGGSNIPLIVDVPNEDLQNLASDASAASDWVQNNIIAYPDVSFRYIAVGNEVIPGDSAGYVLQAMNNIQSALSANGLQGQIKVSTSVSQGVLGTSYPPSAGAFSSDASQYLGPIVNFLASNGSPLLVNVYPYFSYIGDMKDISIDYALFTSSGIVVQDGQFGYQNIFDAIVDAVYSALANVGGSNVEVVVSESGWPSAGGTAASSDNARTYNQNLINHIGQGTPKTSGRATETYIFAMFNEDQKPAGIEQNWGLFYPNEQPVYQINFS, from the coding sequence GTGTGCATTCCATTGGTGTTTGTTATGGAAGACTTGGAGACAACCTACCCCAGCCTAGTGATGTAGTGAATCTCTACAAATCTAACAACATTGGAGGGATGAGAATCTATGATCCATATCAACCTACTCTTCAAGCACTTGGAGGGTCCAACATTCCACTCATTGTCGATGTCCCTAATGAAGATCTCCAAAATCTAGCCTCTGATGCTTCGGCAGCAAGTGATTGGGTCCAGAATAACATAATAGCATATCCGGATGTTTCATTTCGATACATTGCAGTCGGTAATGAAGTGATACCTGGAGATTCAGCTGGATATGTGCTCCAAGCCATGAATAACATCCAATCTGCTCTATCGGCCAATGGTCTACAAGGCCAAATTAAAGTCTCAACTTCGGTTTCTCAGGGTGTCCTTGGGACATCATATCCTCCATCTGCTGGTGCATTCTCTTCTGATGCATCACAGTATTTGGGACCAATTGTCAACTTTTTGGCTAGCAATGGATCACCACTCCTAGTAAATGTGTATCCATACTTCAGTTACATCGGCGACATGAAGGATATCAGTATTGATTATGCCTTGTTTACTTCATCGGGAATTGTCGTACAGGATGGCCAATTTGGCTATCAGAATATTTTTGATGCAATAGTTGATGCAGTCTACTCGGCATTAGCGAATGTGGGAGGCTCTAATGTGGAAGTCGTAGTATCAGAAAGTGGTTGGCCTTCAGCTGGTGGTACCGCAGCATCATCGGATAATGCAAGGACATATAATCAGAATTTGATTAATCATATTGGTCAAGGGACACCTAAGACATCTGGAAGGGCTACAGAGACTTATATATTTGCCATGTTCAATGAGGACCAGAAGCCAGCAGGGATAGAGCAGAATTGGGGTCTATTCTATCCAAATGAGCAACCTGTCTATCAAATCAATTTCAGTTAG